A genomic region of Rhodococcus pyridinivorans contains the following coding sequences:
- a CDS encoding dihydroorotase: MTPQVLIRNVRLYGEGDPVDVLLGDEQILAVGTDLEVGDDAEIVDGTGQIMLPGFVDLHTHLREPGREDTETVDSGSAAAARGGYTAVFAMANTDPVADSVVVTDHVWRRGREVGLVDVHPVGAVTVGLEGKQLAEMGTMAAGVGGVRMFSDDGKCVYDPLLMRRALEYSASLGVLIAQHAEEPRLTVGAVAHEGPTAARLGLTGWPRAAEESIVARDALLARDAGARVHICHASTAGTVELVRWARSQGISISAEVTPHHLLLDDSRLESYDGINRVNPPLRERSDVEALRRGLADGTIDCVATDHAPHAEQDKCCEFSQARPGMLGLETALSVVIETMVRPGLLDWRGVAKVMSERPAEIVGLDDQGRPLEVGEPANIVLVDPDTEWTVHGPDLASISHNTPYEDMTLPGRVTTTVLRGRITARDGAVFPRSTER; the protein is encoded by the coding sequence GTGACGCCGCAGGTGCTCATCCGCAACGTCCGCCTCTACGGCGAGGGCGATCCGGTCGACGTGCTGCTCGGCGACGAGCAGATCCTCGCCGTCGGAACCGACCTCGAGGTCGGCGACGACGCGGAGATCGTCGACGGCACGGGGCAGATCATGCTCCCGGGCTTCGTCGACCTGCATACGCACCTGCGCGAACCGGGCCGCGAGGACACCGAGACCGTCGATTCGGGCTCGGCCGCCGCGGCGCGCGGCGGGTACACCGCGGTGTTCGCGATGGCCAACACCGATCCGGTCGCCGACTCGGTGGTCGTCACCGATCACGTGTGGCGCCGCGGCCGCGAGGTCGGGCTCGTCGACGTCCACCCCGTGGGTGCGGTCACCGTCGGACTCGAGGGCAAGCAGCTCGCCGAGATGGGCACGATGGCCGCCGGTGTCGGTGGCGTGCGGATGTTCTCCGACGACGGCAAGTGCGTCTACGACCCGCTGCTCATGCGTCGCGCGCTCGAGTACTCGGCCTCGCTCGGTGTCCTGATCGCCCAGCACGCCGAGGAGCCGCGGCTGACCGTCGGTGCCGTCGCGCACGAAGGACCGACCGCGGCGCGTCTCGGCCTCACCGGCTGGCCCCGTGCCGCCGAGGAGTCCATCGTCGCCCGCGACGCGCTGCTCGCCCGCGACGCCGGAGCGCGCGTGCACATCTGCCACGCGTCGACGGCCGGCACCGTCGAGCTCGTCCGGTGGGCACGCTCGCAGGGCATCTCGATCAGCGCCGAGGTCACGCCGCACCACCTGCTCCTCGACGACTCGCGTCTCGAGAGCTACGACGGCATCAACCGGGTCAATCCGCCGCTGCGCGAGAGATCCGACGTCGAAGCACTGCGCCGCGGCCTCGCGGACGGGACCATCGACTGTGTGGCCACCGACCACGCCCCGCACGCCGAACAGGACAAGTGCTGCGAGTTCTCACAGGCACGTCCGGGAATGCTCGGACTCGAGACGGCGTTGTCCGTCGTGATCGAGACGATGGTCCGGCCTGGCCTGCTGGACTGGCGCGGCGTCGCGAAGGTCATGAGCGAGCGTCCCGCGGAGATCGTGGGCCTCGACGACCAGGGCAGGCCGCTCGAGGTGGGCGAACCCGCGAACATCGTGCTCGTCGACCCGGATACCGAGTGGACGGTGCACGGTCCCGACCTCGCGAGCATCTCCCACAACACGCCCTACGAGGACATGACCCTGCCGGGCCGGGTCACCACCACCGTGTTGCGCGGACGGATCACCGCCCGCGACGGTGCGGTGTTCCCGCGCTCGACCGAAAGGTAG
- the pyrF gene encoding orotidine-5'-phosphate decarboxylase: protein MTPFGQRLADALGRRGPLCVGIDPHPGLLTAWGLADDVDGLARFGELCVEAFGDTVAVVKPQVAFFEAYGSAGLAVLERTIAHLGEAGALVLADAKRGDIGSTMDAYARTWLSDGSPLCSDAVTVSPYLGFGSLAPALDLAAGTGRGVFVLAATSNPEGAQFQRARLDDGRTVAQAVVDECAARNSAAPTDGAAGLGSVGVVVGATLTEAPDLSDLHGPILMPGVGAQGGTADDVRRLAGDHLRAVVPNVSRDVLRAGPSVADLRAAVARTLDGFAFLTN, encoded by the coding sequence GTGACACCCTTCGGGCAGCGACTCGCGGACGCTCTCGGGCGCCGCGGGCCGCTGTGCGTGGGCATCGACCCGCATCCGGGGCTCCTCACCGCGTGGGGGCTCGCCGACGACGTCGACGGCCTGGCTCGGTTCGGTGAACTGTGCGTCGAGGCCTTCGGCGACACCGTCGCGGTCGTCAAGCCGCAGGTGGCGTTCTTCGAGGCCTACGGCTCCGCCGGTCTCGCGGTTCTCGAACGCACCATCGCGCACCTGGGGGAGGCGGGGGCGCTCGTCCTCGCCGACGCCAAGCGCGGTGACATCGGCTCCACGATGGACGCCTATGCACGCACCTGGCTGTCGGACGGCTCTCCGCTGTGCTCGGACGCGGTGACCGTCTCCCCGTATCTGGGTTTCGGTTCGCTCGCCCCGGCGCTCGATCTGGCCGCCGGAACGGGCCGCGGGGTGTTCGTGCTCGCGGCGACCTCCAATCCCGAGGGTGCCCAGTTCCAACGCGCGCGGCTCGACGACGGGCGCACCGTCGCGCAGGCCGTGGTGGACGAGTGCGCTGCTCGCAACAGCGCTGCCCCCACGGACGGGGCCGCAGGGCTCGGCTCCGTGGGTGTGGTGGTCGGTGCGACCCTTACCGAGGCACCGGACCTGTCCGACCTCCACGGGCCCATCCTGATGCCCGGAGTGGGGGCCCAGGGCGGCACCGCCGACGACGTGCGACGACTCGCAGGCGACCACCTGCGGGCGGTCGTGCCCAACGTCTCACGCGACGTGCTGCGGGCCGGCCCGTCCGTCGCCGACCTGCGGGCCGCCGTCGCCCGCACCCTGGACGGCTTCGCCTTCCTGACGAACTGA
- the coaBC gene encoding bifunctional phosphopantothenoylcysteine decarboxylase/phosphopantothenate--cysteine ligase CoaBC: MSNPASSGEAGSVQRRRIVVGVAGGIAAYKSCALIRAFTESGHHVRVVPTESALEFVGRATFEALSGNPVQTGVFAEVPQVQHVRLGQEADLVVVAPATADLMARAVAGRADDLLTATLLTARCPVMFVPAMHTEMWEHPATVDNVATLRRRGAVVVEPASGRLTGKDTGAGRMPEPDEIFNLASLLLERADALPRDLAGRRIVVSAGGTREPLDPVRFLGNRSSGKQGYALARLAAQRGADVTLVAGSVSGLDDPAAVDVVRVQTAAQMQDAVAKHASGADAVIMSAAVADFRPFTFATSKIKKGEGEPDSIALTKNDDILAGLVRARAEGGLSAETVIVGFAAETGDEHGDVLTYAREKLARKGCDLLVVNAVGEGKAFEVDDNNGWLLSADGSETALAHGSKALMASRVLDALGPLLAERSRIG, encoded by the coding sequence GTGAGCAACCCCGCTTCGAGCGGCGAGGCCGGATCCGTGCAGCGCCGCCGCATCGTCGTCGGTGTCGCCGGTGGCATCGCCGCCTACAAGTCCTGCGCACTGATCCGGGCCTTCACCGAGAGCGGACACCACGTGCGGGTCGTCCCGACGGAGTCCGCCCTCGAATTCGTCGGGCGCGCCACCTTCGAGGCGCTCTCCGGCAATCCCGTGCAGACCGGTGTGTTCGCCGAGGTGCCGCAGGTGCAGCACGTCCGGCTCGGCCAGGAGGCCGACCTCGTCGTCGTCGCTCCGGCCACCGCCGACCTCATGGCGCGGGCGGTCGCGGGTCGCGCCGACGACCTCCTCACGGCCACCCTGCTCACCGCGCGGTGCCCCGTGATGTTCGTGCCCGCGATGCACACCGAGATGTGGGAGCATCCCGCGACCGTCGACAACGTCGCGACGCTGCGTCGCCGCGGTGCCGTGGTCGTCGAACCGGCCTCGGGTCGGCTGACGGGCAAGGACACCGGTGCCGGGCGCATGCCCGAACCCGACGAGATCTTCAATCTGGCCTCGCTGCTGCTCGAGCGGGCCGACGCGCTGCCCCGCGACCTCGCCGGTCGCCGCATCGTCGTGTCCGCCGGCGGTACCCGTGAGCCCCTCGACCCGGTGCGCTTCCTCGGCAACCGGTCGTCCGGCAAGCAGGGCTACGCGCTCGCCCGTCTCGCCGCTCAGCGCGGCGCCGACGTCACGCTCGTCGCCGGCAGCGTCTCGGGTCTCGACGACCCGGCCGCGGTCGACGTCGTGCGCGTCCAGACGGCCGCTCAGATGCAGGACGCCGTCGCCAAGCACGCCTCGGGTGCCGACGCGGTCATCATGTCCGCGGCCGTTGCCGATTTCCGGCCCTTCACCTTCGCGACCAGCAAGATCAAGAAAGGCGAGGGCGAACCCGATTCCATCGCGCTGACGAAGAACGACGACATCCTCGCCGGTCTCGTCCGAGCGCGTGCCGAAGGCGGTCTGTCCGCCGAGACGGTCATCGTCGGGTTCGCAGCGGAGACCGGCGACGAACACGGAGACGTGCTCACCTACGCCCGCGAGAAGCTCGCCCGCAAGGGATGCGATCTTCTCGTCGTCAATGCCGTCGGCGAAGGTAAGGCCTTCGAGGTCGACGACAACAACGGCTGGTTGCTGTCCGCGGACGGTTCGGAAACCGCCCTCGCCCACGGGTCGAAGGCCCTCATGGCCAGCCGCGTGCTCGACGCGCTGGGACCTCTGCTGGCGGAACGCAGCAGAATCGGGTGA
- the mihF gene encoding integration host factor, actinobacterial type, with protein sequence MALPQLTDEQRAAALEKAAAARRARAELKERLKRGGTDLKQVLKDAENDEILGKMKVSALLEALPKVGKVKAQEIMTELEIAPTRRLRGLGDRQRKALLARFDFDA encoded by the coding sequence GTGGCCCTTCCCCAGCTGACCGATGAGCAGCGCGCCGCTGCTCTGGAGAAGGCGGCTGCTGCCCGTCGTGCCCGGGCTGAGCTCAAGGAGCGCCTCAAGCGCGGCGGCACCGACCTCAAGCAGGTGCTCAAGGACGCCGAGAACGACGAGATCCTCGGCAAGATGAAGGTGTCGGCTCTGCTCGAGGCCCTGCCGAAGGTCGGCAAGGTCAAGGCGCAGGAAATCATGACCGAGCTGGAGATCGCCCCGACCCGCCGTCTGCGCGGCCTCGGCGACCGTCAGCGCAAGGCCCTGCTCGCCAGGTTCGATTTCGACGCCTGA
- the carB gene encoding carbamoyl-phosphate synthase large subunit — MPRRTDLSHVLVIGSGPIVIGQACEFDYSGTQACRVLREEGLRVSLVNSNPATIMTDPEFADATYIEPITADYVEKVIATEQANGTPIDAVLATLGGQTALNTAVALSERGILDKYGVELIGADFDAIQRGEDRQKFKDIVTKCGGESARSAVCYTMDEVRATVAELGFPVVVRPSFTMGGLGSGMAYDDADLERIAGGGLAASPTANVLIEESILGWKEYELELMRDGADNVVIVCSIENVDPVGVHTGDSVTVAPAMTLTDREYQKMRDLSIAILREVGVDTGGCNIQFAMDPRDGRLVVIEMNPRVSRSSALASKATGYPIAKMAAKLAIGYTLDEIVNDITKETPACFEPSLDYVVVKAPRFAFEKFPGADGTLTTTMKSVGEAMSIGRNFSEAFGKVLRSLETKSAGFWTGPEIEGTLDEILEEIRTPTDGRFYRIARARELGATVEQLFDATKIDPWFLEQFAHIVELGQDVRNAEQFGATELRYAKHHGFSDRQIAALRPAQFASEDEVRALRQELGIHPVYKTVDTCAAEFEAKTPYHYSTYELDPAAESEVAEQRDKPKVLILGSGPNRIGQGIEFDYSCVHAALTLSEAGYETVMVNCNPETVSTDYDTADRLYFEPLTFEDVLEVYRAECESGTVAGVIVQLGGQTPLGLARRLKAAGVPIVGTSPEAIDLAEDRGEFGRVLEEADLPAAKYGTATTFEGAREIAAGIGYPVLVRPSYVLGGRGMEIVYDEKALETYISNATEISDDRPVLVDRFLDDAVEIDVDALCDGTDVYIGGIMEHIEEAGIHSGDSACALPPITLGRADIENVRRSTAALAKGIGVKGLLNVQYALKDDILYVLEANPRASRTVPFVSKATAVQLAKACARVMLGESISELRAAGILPAEGDGSDIPLDAPVAVKEAVLPFNRFRRADGTGIDTLLSPEMKSTGEVMGLDDDFGTAFAKSQTAAYGSLPTSGTVFVSLANKDKRSMIFPVKHLADLGFHIMATVGTAEVLRRNGVPCEQVHKVSGEDKPEGALDVVDRIRAGDVDMVINTPWGNAGPRVDGYEIRSAAVAANIPCVTTVQGASAAVQGIEAALRGEIGVSSIQRMHARLRGVPAEQA, encoded by the coding sequence ATGCCACGCCGTACCGACCTCTCCCACGTCCTGGTCATCGGGTCCGGCCCGATCGTCATCGGACAGGCCTGCGAGTTCGACTACTCGGGCACCCAGGCGTGCCGGGTGCTCCGCGAGGAGGGCCTGCGGGTCTCCCTCGTGAACTCGAACCCGGCCACGATCATGACCGACCCCGAGTTCGCCGATGCGACCTACATCGAGCCGATCACCGCCGACTACGTCGAGAAGGTCATCGCGACCGAGCAGGCCAACGGCACCCCGATCGACGCGGTGCTCGCGACCCTCGGCGGCCAGACCGCCCTCAACACCGCCGTCGCGCTGTCCGAGCGCGGCATCCTCGACAAGTACGGCGTCGAACTCATCGGCGCCGACTTCGACGCCATCCAGCGCGGCGAGGACCGGCAGAAGTTCAAGGACATCGTCACCAAGTGCGGCGGCGAATCCGCTCGCTCGGCCGTCTGCTACACGATGGACGAGGTCCGTGCGACCGTCGCCGAACTCGGCTTCCCCGTCGTGGTGCGACCGTCCTTCACCATGGGCGGCCTCGGCTCCGGCATGGCCTACGACGACGCCGACCTCGAGCGCATCGCCGGCGGTGGTCTCGCGGCCTCGCCCACCGCGAACGTGCTCATCGAGGAATCCATCCTCGGCTGGAAGGAATACGAGCTCGAACTCATGCGCGACGGTGCCGACAACGTCGTCATCGTCTGCTCGATCGAGAACGTCGACCCGGTCGGTGTGCACACCGGCGACTCGGTGACCGTCGCCCCCGCGATGACGCTCACCGACCGCGAGTACCAGAAGATGCGCGACCTCTCGATCGCCATCCTGCGCGAGGTCGGTGTCGACACCGGCGGCTGCAACATCCAGTTCGCGATGGATCCGCGCGACGGCCGGCTCGTCGTCATCGAGATGAACCCGCGCGTGTCGCGGTCGTCGGCACTCGCGTCGAAGGCCACCGGCTACCCGATCGCGAAGATGGCCGCCAAGCTCGCCATCGGCTACACGCTCGACGAGATCGTCAACGACATCACCAAGGAGACCCCGGCCTGCTTCGAACCGAGCCTCGACTACGTCGTGGTCAAGGCCCCGCGGTTCGCCTTCGAGAAGTTCCCCGGCGCCGACGGCACTCTCACCACCACCATGAAGTCGGTCGGTGAGGCCATGTCGATCGGCCGCAACTTCTCCGAGGCCTTCGGCAAGGTGCTGCGCTCGCTCGAGACGAAGTCCGCGGGCTTCTGGACGGGCCCCGAGATCGAGGGCACTCTCGACGAGATCCTCGAGGAGATCCGCACCCCCACGGACGGCCGGTTCTACCGGATCGCCCGGGCCCGGGAGCTCGGTGCGACCGTCGAGCAGCTCTTCGACGCCACGAAGATCGACCCGTGGTTCCTCGAGCAGTTCGCGCACATCGTCGAGCTGGGCCAGGACGTCCGCAACGCCGAGCAGTTCGGTGCCACCGAGCTGCGCTACGCCAAGCACCACGGCTTCTCCGACCGGCAGATCGCGGCCCTGCGCCCGGCGCAGTTCGCCTCCGAGGACGAGGTGCGCGCCCTGCGTCAGGAGCTCGGCATCCACCCGGTCTACAAGACCGTGGACACCTGCGCCGCCGAGTTCGAGGCCAAGACGCCGTACCACTACTCGACCTACGAGCTCGACCCCGCGGCCGAGTCCGAGGTCGCGGAGCAGCGCGACAAGCCCAAGGTGCTCATCCTCGGCTCCGGCCCGAACCGCATCGGTCAGGGCATCGAGTTCGACTACTCGTGCGTCCATGCCGCGCTGACGCTGTCGGAGGCCGGCTACGAGACCGTGATGGTCAACTGCAACCCCGAGACGGTCTCGACCGACTACGACACCGCCGATCGCCTGTACTTCGAGCCGCTGACCTTCGAGGACGTCCTCGAGGTCTACCGCGCCGAGTGCGAGTCCGGCACCGTCGCCGGCGTCATCGTCCAGCTGGGCGGCCAGACCCCGCTCGGCCTGGCGCGTCGCCTGAAGGCCGCCGGGGTGCCGATCGTCGGTACCTCGCCCGAGGCCATCGACCTCGCGGAAGATCGCGGTGAGTTCGGGCGCGTGCTCGAGGAGGCCGACCTGCCGGCCGCGAAGTACGGCACGGCCACCACCTTCGAGGGTGCGCGCGAGATCGCCGCCGGCATCGGATACCCGGTGTTGGTGCGCCCGTCCTACGTGCTCGGTGGTCGCGGCATGGAGATCGTCTACGACGAGAAGGCGCTCGAGACCTACATCTCCAACGCCACCGAGATCTCCGACGACCGCCCCGTGCTCGTCGACCGCTTCCTCGACGACGCCGTCGAGATCGACGTCGACGCGCTGTGCGACGGCACCGACGTGTACATCGGCGGAATCATGGAGCACATCGAGGAGGCCGGCATCCACTCCGGCGACTCGGCCTGTGCGCTGCCGCCGATCACTCTGGGCCGCGCCGACATCGAGAACGTCCGCCGCTCGACGGCCGCGCTCGCGAAGGGCATCGGCGTCAAGGGCCTGCTCAACGTCCAGTACGCGCTCAAGGACGACATCCTCTACGTCCTCGAGGCGAACCCCCGGGCCTCCCGCACGGTGCCGTTCGTCTCCAAGGCCACCGCGGTGCAGCTCGCCAAGGCCTGCGCCCGGGTGATGCTCGGCGAGTCCATCTCCGAGCTGCGTGCCGCGGGCATCCTCCCGGCCGAGGGCGACGGCAGCGACATCCCGCTCGACGCACCGGTCGCGGTGAAGGAAGCGGTGCTGCCCTTCAACCGGTTCCGGCGTGCCGACGGCACGGGCATCGACACCCTGCTCAGCCCGGAGATGAAGTCCACCGGTGAGGTCATGGGCCTCGACGACGACTTCGGAACCGCGTTCGCGAAGAGCCAGACCGCCGCCTACGGCTCCCTGCCGACCTCGGGCACGGTCTTCGTCTCGCTCGCGAACAAGGACAAGCGGTCGATGATCTTCCCGGTCAAGCACCTCGCCGACCTGGGCTTCCACATCATGGCTACCGTGGGAACGGCAGAAGTGCTGCGCCGCAACGGTGTTCCCTGCGAGCAGGTCCACAAGGTCTCCGGCGAGGACAAGCCGGAAGGCGCACTCGACGTCGTCGACCGCATCCGCGCCGGAGACGTGGACATGGTCATCAACACCCCCTGGGGCAACGCCGGTCCGCGTGTGGACGGCTACGAGATCCGCAGTGCGGCGGTCGCCGCGAACATCCCGTGCGTCACCACGGTGCAGGGTGCCTCCGCGGCCGTGCAGGGTATCGAGGCGGCACTGCGCGGTGAGATCGGAGTCAGCTCGATCCAGCGGATGCACGCGCGGCTGCGCGGCGTACCCGCCGAACAGGCGTGA
- a CDS encoding aspartate carbamoyltransferase catalytic subunit: MKHLLTIADLTKDSATGLLDEAERFEQALLGREVRKLPTLRGRTIMTVFYENSTRTRVSFEVAGKWMSADVINVSASSSSVKKGESLRDTALTLHAAGADALVVRHSASGAAHRIAQWTNESGSGPAVVNAGDGTHEHPTQALLDALTLRQRLGSIEGRRIGIVGDVLHSRVARSNALLLSMLGAEVVLVAPRTLLPVGVETWPVTVADSLEAELPTLDAVMMLRVQAERMNGGFFPSAREYSIRYGLNAKRAALLPEHAVILHPGPMLRGMEIGFPVADAPQSAVLQQVSNGVHVRMAVLFRLLVGTEGNLS; this comes from the coding sequence GTGAAACACCTGCTCACCATCGCGGATCTGACGAAGGACTCCGCGACGGGGCTTCTCGACGAGGCCGAGCGGTTCGAGCAGGCACTGCTCGGGCGTGAGGTGCGCAAGCTCCCCACGCTGCGCGGCCGCACCATCATGACCGTCTTCTACGAGAACTCCACCCGCACCCGCGTGTCCTTCGAGGTCGCCGGCAAGTGGATGAGCGCTGACGTCATCAACGTCTCGGCGTCCAGTTCGTCGGTGAAGAAGGGCGAATCGCTGCGCGACACCGCGCTGACCCTGCACGCCGCCGGCGCCGACGCGCTGGTGGTCCGTCACTCCGCCTCCGGTGCCGCGCACCGGATCGCGCAGTGGACCAACGAATCCGGCTCCGGACCGGCCGTGGTCAACGCCGGCGACGGTACCCACGAACATCCCACTCAGGCGTTGCTCGACGCGCTCACCCTGCGCCAGCGTCTCGGCTCGATCGAAGGCCGCCGGATCGGCATCGTCGGCGACGTGCTGCACAGCCGTGTCGCCCGGTCGAACGCGCTGCTGCTGAGCATGCTCGGCGCCGAGGTCGTGCTCGTCGCTCCCCGCACCCTGCTGCCGGTGGGAGTGGAGACCTGGCCGGTGACGGTCGCCGATTCGCTCGAAGCCGAACTTCCCACCCTCGACGCGGTCATGATGCTGCGGGTGCAGGCCGAGCGCATGAACGGCGGGTTCTTCCCGTCCGCCCGCGAGTACTCGATTCGATACGGACTCAACGCCAAGCGCGCGGCATTGCTGCCGGAGCACGCCGTGATCCTGCATCCGGGTCCGATGCTCCGGGGCATGGAGATCGGTTTCCCGGTCGCAGACGCCCCGCAGAGCGCGGTGCTGCAACAGGTGAGCAACGGTGTCCACGTGCGGATGGCGGTGCTCTTCCGCCTGCTCGTGGGGACGGAAGGGAACCTGTCGTGA
- a CDS encoding PH-like domain-containing protein, whose translation MDRFLITVGFLALWVVLVLLMWKGWKGRARRQRDAVGELPTVPAELGERLVEPSTGLYVGSTLAPSWQDRVAVGDLGHRANAELSRYRSGALLERDGASPIWIPQDSIRAIRTERGLAGKVMSQDGVLVIRWELPSGTEIDTGFRGDDKSIYPLWTNGNDEKS comes from the coding sequence ATGGATCGCTTTCTCATCACCGTCGGTTTCCTCGCGCTCTGGGTGGTGCTCGTCCTGCTGATGTGGAAGGGCTGGAAGGGACGCGCCCGACGCCAGCGGGATGCGGTCGGCGAACTGCCGACCGTGCCCGCGGAGCTGGGGGAGCGGCTCGTCGAGCCGAGCACGGGCCTGTACGTCGGCAGCACCCTCGCGCCGAGCTGGCAGGACCGCGTCGCGGTCGGCGACCTCGGACACCGCGCGAACGCGGAACTGTCGCGCTACCGATCCGGTGCGCTGCTCGAACGCGACGGTGCATCCCCGATCTGGATCCCGCAGGACTCGATCCGTGCGATCCGCACCGAGCGCGGGCTGGCCGGCAAGGTCATGTCCCAGGACGGGGTGCTGGTCATCCGCTGGGAGCTGCCCTCGGGGACCGAGATCGACACGGGCTTCCGCGGAGACGACAAGTCGATCTACCCGCTCTGGACGAACGGGAACGACGAAAAATCTTGA
- the carA gene encoding glutamine-hydrolyzing carbamoyl-phosphate synthase small subunit, with translation MSGRTFGGGTAVLVLEDGRVFRGIPFGAVGQTLGEAVFSTGMTGYQETLTDPSYHRQIVVATAPQIGNTGWNHEDNESVGPTGDHAESKIWVAGFIVRDPSRRVSSWRATGSLQDELERQNIVGLAGIDTRALVRHLRTRGSMRAGIFSGDALAWKGDDLDIDVLLDRVKSQPSMLGADLAGEVSTTSGYVVEPTDGEARFTVAAIDLGIKTNTPRMFAQRGIRVHVLPSTATLHDILDLKADGVFLSNGPGDPATADGAVHLTKEVLGQGLPLFGICFGNQILGRALGLGTYKMKFGHRGINIPVVEHETGRIAITAQNHGFALEGEAGQEFDTPFGRAVVSHTCANDGAVEGVKLLDGRAFSVQYHPEAAAGPHDAAYLFDRFTRMLEGEKN, from the coding sequence ATGAGCGGCAGAACATTCGGCGGCGGCACGGCTGTGCTGGTCCTCGAGGACGGACGGGTCTTCCGCGGCATCCCCTTCGGTGCGGTCGGACAGACCCTCGGCGAGGCCGTCTTCAGCACGGGCATGACCGGCTACCAGGAGACCCTCACCGATCCCAGCTACCACCGGCAGATCGTGGTGGCCACGGCACCGCAGATCGGCAACACCGGCTGGAACCACGAGGACAACGAGTCCGTCGGCCCCACCGGCGATCACGCCGAGTCCAAGATCTGGGTGGCCGGCTTCATCGTCCGCGACCCCTCGCGTCGCGTGTCGAGCTGGCGTGCCACCGGCTCGCTGCAAGACGAACTCGAGCGGCAGAACATCGTGGGTCTCGCGGGCATCGACACCCGCGCACTCGTGCGGCACCTGCGCACCCGCGGTTCGATGCGCGCCGGCATCTTCTCCGGCGACGCCCTCGCCTGGAAGGGTGACGACCTCGACATCGACGTCCTGCTCGACCGGGTGAAGAGCCAGCCCTCGATGCTCGGCGCCGACCTCGCCGGCGAGGTGAGCACCACCTCCGGCTACGTCGTCGAACCGACCGACGGCGAGGCCCGCTTCACCGTCGCGGCCATCGACCTCGGCATCAAGACCAACACCCCGCGCATGTTCGCCCAGCGCGGCATCCGTGTGCACGTGCTGCCGTCCACCGCGACGCTGCACGACATCCTCGACCTGAAGGCCGACGGCGTCTTCCTGTCCAACGGGCCGGGCGACCCGGCGACCGCCGACGGCGCGGTGCACCTGACCAAGGAGGTGCTCGGCCAGGGTCTGCCCCTGTTCGGCATCTGCTTCGGCAACCAGATCCTCGGCCGCGCACTCGGCCTGGGCACCTACAAGATGAAGTTCGGTCACCGCGGTATCAACATCCCGGTGGTCGAGCACGAGACCGGCCGCATCGCGATCACCGCGCAGAACCACGGGTTCGCGCTCGAAGGTGAGGCCGGCCAGGAGTTCGACACACCGTTCGGTCGCGCGGTCGTCAGCCACACCTGCGCCAACGACGGTGCGGTCGAGGGCGTCAAGCTCCTCGACGGCCGTGCCTTCTCCGTGCAGTACCACCCCGAAGCGGCGGCCGGACCGCACGACGCCGCCTACCTGTTCGATCGTTTCACCCGCATGCTCGAGGGAGAGAAGAACTGA
- the rpoZ gene encoding DNA-directed RNA polymerase subunit omega, protein MSSIQAAATDLEGNTLPVYDTPTGITNPPIDELLERASSKYALVIYAAKRARQINDYYNQLGDGILEYVGPLVEPGLQEKPLSIALREIHSDLLEHTEGE, encoded by the coding sequence GTGAGCAGCATCCAGGCAGCCGCGACCGACCTCGAGGGCAACACCCTTCCGGTCTACGACACCCCCACGGGTATCACCAACCCGCCTATCGACGAGCTGCTCGAGCGCGCCTCCTCGAAGTACGCGCTGGTGATCTACGCCGCCAAGCGGGCACGCCAGATCAACGACTACTACAACCAACTCGGCGACGGCATCCTCGAGTACGTCGGCCCCCTCGTGGAGCCGGGTCTGCAGGAGAAGCCGCTGTCGATCGCCCTGCGCGAGATCCACTCGGATCTGCTCGAGCACACCGAAGGCGAGTGA
- the gmk gene encoding guanylate kinase, whose product MVLAGPSAVGKSTVVRLLRSRIPDLHFSVSATTRDPRPGEVDGVDYHFVGRAEFDRMIEAGELLEWADIHGGLQRSGTPAKPVLDALAEGHPVLVEVDLAGARAVRAAMQDAVLAFLAPPSWEVLVERLTGRGTETDEVVARRLDTARSELAAQDEFDVVIVNDDVDRACDELVSLLVGPGAD is encoded by the coding sequence GTGGTACTGGCCGGACCCTCCGCGGTGGGTAAGTCGACCGTCGTACGCCTTCTGCGGAGCCGGATCCCGGATCTGCACTTCAGTGTCTCGGCCACCACCCGGGACCCGCGACCGGGCGAGGTGGACGGAGTGGACTACCACTTCGTCGGCCGCGCCGAGTTCGACCGGATGATCGAAGCCGGCGAACTGCTCGAATGGGCCGACATCCACGGCGGCCTGCAGCGATCGGGCACGCCGGCCAAGCCGGTGCTCGACGCACTCGCCGAGGGACATCCGGTGCTCGTGGAGGTCGACCTCGCGGGTGCGCGGGCCGTCCGTGCAGCGATGCAGGACGCAGTCCTCGCCTTCCTCGCCCCGCCCAGTTGGGAGGTGCTCGTCGAGCGCCTCACCGGCCGAGGCACCGAAACCGACGAGGTCGTCGCTCGCAGGCTCGATACCGCCCGCAGCGAACTGGCCGCGCAGGACGAGTTCGACGTCGTGATCGTCAACGACGATGTCGACCGGGCCTGCGATGAATTGGTATCCTTGTTGGTTGGACCCGGAGCCGACTGA